One Methylosinus sp. LW4 genomic region harbors:
- a CDS encoding TonB-dependent receptor, giving the protein MIRRRLGEISALALATALWSGTAFGQEALPEIEVGANAPASASAATPRPADGVAQKPDVTINAASEKVWTGQQVNAVPFSRPGEALEVVPGLIITQHSGEGKANQYMLRGFQLDHGTDLSLTLDGMPINMRTHGHGQGYADANFLIPELLSSIVARKGPYYADKGDFSSAGAVDMQYVDKVDPGLIAATGGSFAYGRLLSIKSFEVNGGNLLAAIESGVYSGPWTRPDEVRKINSVLRWSRGTQDDGVSITAMAYANRWFSTDQIPERAVYGGAIPLWGNIDPTDGGNASRFSLSGRWSQTEGAHSSRIEAYAIRSTLNLYNNFSYFLAQPDISDQFRQFDRRTVLGVNAQHSVKYEFAGFPIETRVGLQSRYDNIRVGLQDAYRRQPYDTISNDQVVEGSVGLWTDTTVSWTPWLRTVAGVRLDYYGASVGNIQDPLSAPKDPATGLPIWTGPWNSGSKTAALSSPKAGIILGPFEKTEFFLNFGEGFHSTDARGTVTTLSPADGSQVATIPLLVKSRGAEIGARTKIIDGLDSSVSFWWLDFDSENQFEGDTGNTTFGRPSRRYGVEITNHYSPTPWLHLEGDVALTHARFRGVDQLQALTWVDLLQPGSFQYGTYVGNAAGNFVPEAPSIVASGSIEVGEKTGWFGALRYRYFGTRPLTEDGAFKSPATGSLNLRVGYRFDNGWAIQADAFNVTNSRSDQITYAYGSLLKTDALYGLCQAGTAPANVCAIGVMDRHFKPMEPAAVRVTVSGPLPF; this is encoded by the coding sequence ATGATCCGCCGCCGGCTTGGAGAAATATCCGCGCTCGCTCTGGCGACGGCGCTGTGGAGCGGGACGGCCTTCGGGCAGGAGGCGCTTCCCGAGATCGAGGTCGGAGCCAATGCGCCGGCCTCCGCCTCGGCCGCGACGCCCAGGCCCGCCGACGGCGTCGCCCAGAAGCCGGATGTGACGATCAACGCCGCCAGCGAGAAGGTGTGGACCGGCCAGCAGGTCAACGCCGTTCCATTCTCGCGGCCCGGCGAGGCGCTGGAGGTGGTGCCCGGCCTCATCATCACCCAGCACAGCGGCGAGGGCAAAGCCAACCAATATATGCTGCGCGGCTTCCAGCTCGATCACGGCACCGATCTCTCGCTGACGCTGGACGGCATGCCGATCAACATGCGCACCCACGGCCACGGCCAGGGCTACGCCGACGCCAACTTCCTTATTCCAGAGCTGCTCTCCTCCATCGTGGCCCGCAAGGGACCCTATTACGCCGACAAGGGCGATTTCTCCTCGGCCGGCGCCGTCGACATGCAATATGTCGACAAGGTCGACCCCGGCCTGATCGCGGCGACGGGCGGCAGCTTCGCCTATGGGCGCCTGCTGAGCATCAAATCCTTCGAGGTGAATGGCGGCAATCTGCTCGCTGCGATCGAGAGCGGCGTCTATAGCGGCCCCTGGACGCGGCCGGACGAGGTGCGCAAGATCAATTCGGTGCTGCGCTGGTCGCGCGGGACGCAGGACGACGGCGTCTCCATCACCGCCATGGCCTACGCCAATCGCTGGTTCTCGACCGACCAGATACCCGAGCGCGCCGTCTATGGCGGGGCGATTCCGCTCTGGGGCAATATCGACCCCACCGACGGCGGCAACGCCTCCCGCTTCAGCCTCTCCGGCCGCTGGAGCCAGACCGAGGGCGCGCATTCGTCGCGGATCGAGGCCTACGCCATTCGCTCGACGCTCAATCTCTATAATAATTTCTCCTATTTCCTCGCGCAGCCGGATATTTCCGACCAGTTCCGCCAGTTCGATCGCCGCACGGTGCTCGGCGTCAACGCGCAGCATTCGGTGAAATATGAATTCGCCGGCTTTCCCATAGAGACGCGCGTCGGGCTGCAGAGCCGCTACGACAATATTCGCGTCGGCCTGCAGGACGCCTATCGTCGCCAACCCTATGACACGATCAGCAATGACCAGGTGGTGGAAGGCAGCGTCGGCCTGTGGACCGACACGACGGTGAGCTGGACTCCCTGGCTACGCACCGTCGCCGGCGTGCGCCTCGATTATTATGGCGCCTCGGTCGGCAATATTCAGGACCCGCTCTCCGCGCCCAAGGATCCGGCGACCGGCCTGCCGATCTGGACCGGCCCGTGGAATTCCGGCAGCAAGACCGCGGCGCTGTCGAGCCCCAAGGCCGGCATTATTCTCGGCCCCTTCGAGAAGACCGAATTCTTCCTCAATTTCGGCGAGGGTTTCCATTCGACCGACGCCCGCGGCACGGTCACCACGCTCAGCCCCGCCGACGGCTCGCAGGTCGCGACCATTCCGCTGCTGGTGAAGTCGCGCGGCGCCGAGATCGGCGCGCGCACCAAGATCATCGACGGGCTCGACTCCTCGGTGAGCTTCTGGTGGCTCGACTTCGACTCCGAGAATCAGTTCGAGGGCGACACGGGCAACACGACCTTCGGCCGTCCGAGCCGGCGCTATGGCGTGGAAATCACCAATCACTACTCGCCGACGCCCTGGCTGCATCTCGAGGGAGATGTGGCGCTCACCCATGCGCGCTTCCGCGGCGTGGACCAGCTGCAGGCGCTCACCTGGGTCGACCTGCTGCAGCCGGGCTCCTTCCAATATGGAACCTATGTCGGCAACGCCGCCGGCAATTTCGTTCCCGAGGCTCCCAGCATCGTCGCCTCGGGCTCGATCGAGGTCGGCGAGAAGACCGGCTGGTTCGGCGCTCTGCGCTATCGCTATTTCGGCACGCGGCCGCTGACAGAGGACGGCGCCTTCAAATCGCCGGCGACCGGCAGCCTCAATCTGCGCGTCGGCTATCGCTTCGACAATGGCTGGGCGATCCAGGCCGATGCGTTCAATGTCACCAATTCGCGCTCGGATCAGATCACCTACGCCTACGGATCGCTGCTCAAGACCGACGCGCTCTATGGTCTCTGCCAGGCGGGAACCGCGCCCGCCAATGTCTGCGCGATCGGCGTGATGGACCGTCATTTCAAGCCGATGGAGCCTGCGGCCGTGCGCGTCACCGTGAGCGGTCCGCTTCCCTTCTGA
- the nikR gene encoding nickel-responsive transcriptional regulator NikR: MQRVTMTIDDDLMAALDQYMEAGGHQNRSEAVRDLVRAGLLKKPEADGGDRPCIGALVYLYDHETRQLSKRLMHDHHSHADLSIAALHVHVDAETCLEVSLLRGRKSEVEHFARHVIGERGVRYGQLVVAPAEAHSPDGSAHAASHDHGHSHA, translated from the coding sequence ATGCAGCGTGTCACCATGACCATCGACGATGATCTCATGGCCGCTCTCGACCAATATATGGAGGCCGGAGGGCATCAGAATCGGTCCGAGGCGGTGCGCGATCTCGTGCGCGCCGGCCTGCTGAAAAAGCCCGAGGCCGACGGCGGCGACCGCCCCTGCATCGGCGCGCTCGTCTATCTCTACGATCACGAGACGCGGCAATTGTCGAAGCGGCTGATGCACGACCATCACAGCCACGCCGATCTCTCCATCGCCGCCCTACATGTGCATGTCGACGCCGAGACCTGCCTCGAGGTGTCGCTGCTGCGCGGCCGCAAATCCGAGGTGGAGCATTTCGCCCGGCATGTGATCGGCGAGCGCGGCGTGCGCTACGGCCAGCTCGTCGTCGCGCCGGCCGAGGCGCATTCGCCGGACGGCTCCGCTCATGCGGCGAGCCATGACCACGGCCACAGCCATGCGTGA
- a CDS encoding HupE/UreJ family protein — protein sequence MSWSLKCLPIIVAALLASIAPAFAHTADISTAKITPEKDHSYQVDVGFLATDLERIFRDTMSERAGVDISQPGALEIEIGKLIQRRVSMHDAEGHACSGRVEYSGEDPTNVDSVLVKLKFDCANVPGQIFYDAKNLLAAAGSKGKHLVTLTGANAGETMLYPADAPLDLSKPLETVWQLMWKFVQAGVEHILTGYDHISFLIAILLWATRVWPVVKIVTAFTVSHSVTLSLAALDIVTLPSQWVEAAIAASIIYVAVENFVSRRVDGRWRDTFLFGFVHGFGFASGLKELGVPANAVLPALASFNIGVELGQVAIVLVFVPALLLIDKQTGGKRSPQLVYALSAVIALLGAYWLLERVGALDFVLAHIGHSA from the coding sequence ATGAGCTGGTCGTTGAAATGCCTGCCGATCATCGTCGCCGCATTGCTCGCATCGATCGCGCCGGCCTTCGCCCATACGGCGGATATCTCCACCGCTAAGATCACGCCCGAGAAGGACCATTCCTATCAGGTCGACGTCGGCTTTCTGGCGACCGATCTCGAGCGCATTTTCCGTGACACGATGAGCGAGCGCGCCGGCGTCGATATTTCGCAGCCGGGCGCGCTAGAGATCGAGATCGGCAAGCTCATCCAGCGCCGCGTCTCCATGCATGACGCCGAGGGACACGCCTGTTCCGGCCGTGTCGAATATTCGGGCGAGGACCCGACCAATGTCGATAGCGTGCTGGTGAAGCTGAAGTTCGATTGCGCGAATGTTCCGGGCCAGATCTTCTACGACGCGAAAAATCTGCTGGCGGCCGCGGGCTCCAAGGGCAAGCATCTCGTCACGCTGACCGGCGCCAACGCCGGCGAGACCATGCTCTATCCAGCCGATGCGCCGCTCGATCTCTCCAAGCCGCTGGAGACCGTGTGGCAGCTGATGTGGAAATTCGTGCAGGCCGGCGTCGAGCACATCCTCACCGGCTACGACCACATTTCCTTCCTCATCGCCATTCTTCTCTGGGCGACGCGCGTGTGGCCGGTGGTGAAGATCGTCACCGCCTTCACCGTCTCGCATTCGGTCACGCTGTCGCTGGCGGCGCTCGATATCGTCACGCTGCCGTCGCAATGGGTGGAGGCGGCGATCGCCGCGTCGATCATCTATGTCGCGGTCGAGAATTTCGTCTCGCGCCGCGTCGATGGACGCTGGCGCGACACGTTTCTCTTCGGCTTCGTTCATGGCTTCGGCTTCGCCAGCGGGCTGAAGGAGCTGGGCGTGCCGGCGAACGCCGTGCTGCCGGCGCTCGCCTCCTTCAACATAGGCGTCGAGCTCGGACAGGTGGCGATCGTGCTGGTCTTCGTGCCGGCGCTGCTCCTCATCGACAAGCAGACCGGCGGCAAGCGCAGCCCGCAGCTCGTCTATGCGCTATCGGCCGTCATCGCGCTGCTCGGCGCCTATTGGCTGCTGGAGCGCGTCGGCGCGCTGGATTTCGTGCTCGCGCATATCGGCCATTCCGCTTGA
- a CDS encoding RluA family pseudouridine synthase, whose product MTPDDLVSRLLYRDGLMLVVDKPAGLPVHRGPKGGENLEDHFDALRFGLPRAPALAHRLDRDTSGCLVLGRHRKALERLGKLFHDGRIKKTYWAIVEGAPSAEEGHIDMALGRLDSTRGWWMRPDPLGLPAQTDWRVLGRARDAQGNDLAFLELRPQTGRTHQLRVHCQAMGWPMLGDPVYGHGKREGAPPLHLHAREIDIPMRENKERIVVRAPAPAHMREALALCGWSAETE is encoded by the coding sequence ATGACGCCGGATGATCTCGTTTCGCGCCTCCTCTATCGGGACGGGCTGATGCTCGTCGTCGACAAGCCCGCCGGCCTGCCCGTGCATCGCGGCCCCAAGGGCGGCGAGAATCTGGAGGACCATTTCGACGCTCTGCGCTTCGGCCTGCCGCGCGCGCCGGCGCTCGCCCATCGGCTCGATCGCGACACCTCCGGCTGCCTCGTGCTCGGCCGCCACCGCAAGGCGCTGGAGCGGCTCGGCAAGCTGTTTCACGACGGGCGCATCAAAAAGACCTATTGGGCGATCGTCGAAGGCGCGCCTTCCGCGGAGGAGGGCCATATCGACATGGCGCTCGGCCGGCTCGATTCGACGCGCGGCTGGTGGATGCGCCCCGATCCGCTGGGCCTGCCGGCGCAGACGGATTGGCGCGTGCTGGGCCGCGCCCGCGACGCGCAGGGCAATGATCTCGCCTTCCTCGAGCTGAGGCCGCAGACCGGCCGCACGCATCAGCTGCGCGTTCATTGCCAGGCCATGGGCTGGCCCATGCTCGGCGATCCCGTCTATGGCCATGGCAAGCGCGAAGGCGCGCCGCCGCTGCATCTTCACGCGCGCGAGATCGACATTCCGATGCGCGAGAACAAGGAGCGCATCGTCGTGCGCGCCCCGGCGCCCGCGCATATGCGCGAAGCGCTGGCGCTCTGCGGATGGAGCGCGGAGACGGAATGA
- a CDS encoding GDSL-type esterase/lipase family protein, protein MTTPVRICFFGDSLVNGTGDDDGLGWVGRLVSRERRAGRDVTAYNLGVRRDTSADIAARWREEARRRLPEDCAARLLFSFGANDCVEEEAGRARVPLEETLAHAEQMLREAMTRAPVLMVGPFLPGAARIDGLCPRLEKLCAALRIPYIETRGFAARCGVLLQEAAAGDGAHPNSGGYAALADFIGAAPQWRDWLDGALTSAKDAPADR, encoded by the coding sequence ATGACCACGCCGGTTCGCATCTGCTTTTTCGGCGACAGCCTCGTCAATGGAACCGGCGACGATGATGGTCTCGGCTGGGTGGGCCGGCTCGTCTCGCGGGAGCGCCGGGCGGGGCGGGACGTCACCGCCTATAATCTCGGCGTTCGCCGCGACACCAGCGCCGATATCGCCGCGCGCTGGCGCGAGGAGGCGCGGCGTCGTCTGCCGGAAGATTGCGCCGCGCGTCTGCTGTTTTCCTTCGGCGCCAATGATTGCGTGGAGGAGGAGGCGGGCCGCGCGCGCGTTCCGCTCGAGGAGACGCTGGCCCATGCGGAGCAAATGCTGCGCGAGGCTATGACGCGCGCGCCCGTATTGATGGTCGGGCCGTTTCTGCCGGGCGCAGCGCGGATCGATGGTCTGTGCCCGCGATTGGAAAAGCTCTGCGCCGCGCTGCGCATTCCCTATATCGAGACGCGCGGCTTCGCTGCGCGCTGCGGCGTGCTTTTGCAGGAGGCGGCCGCCGGCGACGGCGCCCACCCCAATAGCGGCGGCTATGCGGCGCTGGCCGATTTCATCGGCGCGGCGCCGCAGTGGCGCGATTGGCTCGACGGCGCGCTCACGTCCGCCAAGGATGCGCCGGCAGATCGCTGA
- a CDS encoding GlcG/HbpS family heme-binding protein: MHVNIAAAEAAITAARKRASELGTKMCIAVVDSGADLKAFYRMDDAWVGSIDIAIKKAKTAVFFGMPTGEIGKLSQPGGPLFGIEHSNDGLITFPGGLPIVDEDGVLVGAIGVSGSSVENDHAVALAGVAVVGVSDLPAHPWRT; the protein is encoded by the coding sequence ATGCATGTCAATATCGCCGCGGCGGAAGCCGCCATCACCGCCGCCCGCAAGCGCGCCTCCGAGCTCGGCACGAAAATGTGCATCGCCGTCGTCGATTCCGGCGCCGATCTGAAAGCCTTCTATCGCATGGACGACGCCTGGGTCGGCAGCATCGACATTGCGATCAAGAAGGCGAAGACGGCCGTCTTCTTCGGCATGCCGACGGGCGAGATCGGCAAGCTGTCGCAGCCGGGCGGCCCGCTCTTCGGCATAGAGCATTCCAATGACGGGCTCATCACCTTCCCCGGCGGCCTGCCCATCGTCGACGAGGATGGCGTGCTGGTCGGAGCCATAGGCGTCAGCGGCAGCTCGGTGGAGAATGACCACGCCGTCGCGCTCGCCGGCGTCGCCGTCGTCGGCGTCAGCGATCTGCCGGCGCATCCTTGGCGGACGTGA
- a CDS encoding mucoidy inhibitor MuiA family protein — protein MRLRVLLLVCVSSIALTPAWAKETIVEATSTIDGVIVHPDAATVTRRAAIDLPAGAATILLKNLPFALDADSLRVSGEANGRVTIGAVEARLAPAETQAPDTAIEAKLKQLRAARESLQVTQDALAAKQAMIARYSQAGPEKLGPETRPLAIGEWNAAFDAIASALTRTGEELRGARVKAKELDDEIHALEAGTGARATRRPSREVAIAVESASGGRLQLSLSYLVSGAYWRPAYDARLETGGAAGKPQLEFIRRAAVTQNTGEDWNDVALSVSTTRAHRGAAAPDVQPQRVSFYEPPIVYAPKAAAPASMERQMRRSTEAPMAAAAAPEPAPAEQQTAALESNAFQASFKISGRVGAPGDGTTKSFILSSRRMTPTLAARVAPALDPTAFLEARIVNEEDAPLLAGPVAVQRDGMHVGQSRIAFVAPGEAVELGFGADDKIKVARAPVKRLENEPSWFGQTKYETRDFRTTVENLHDFIVPVTVVDQIPFSETTAITVETLPQTTAPTTKQIADKRGVMGWSFDAKPHETKELRLAYRVKWPAERDIVTQPAPIAPR, from the coding sequence ATGCGGCTTCGCGTGCTTCTGCTCGTTTGCGTGTCTTCGATCGCTCTCACCCCGGCATGGGCGAAGGAGACGATCGTCGAGGCGACATCGACGATCGACGGCGTCATCGTCCATCCCGACGCCGCCACAGTGACGCGCAGAGCGGCGATCGATCTGCCCGCCGGCGCGGCGACAATTCTCCTCAAAAATCTTCCCTTCGCGCTCGACGCCGATTCGCTGCGCGTCTCCGGCGAGGCGAATGGGCGCGTGACGATCGGCGCCGTCGAGGCGCGGCTCGCGCCGGCGGAGACGCAGGCCCCGGACACGGCGATCGAGGCGAAGCTGAAGCAATTGCGCGCCGCGCGCGAGAGCCTGCAAGTGACGCAGGACGCGCTCGCCGCCAAGCAGGCGATGATCGCGCGCTATTCGCAGGCCGGACCGGAAAAGCTCGGCCCCGAGACGCGGCCGCTCGCCATCGGCGAATGGAACGCGGCCTTCGACGCCATCGCCTCCGCATTGACCAGAACCGGCGAGGAATTGCGCGGCGCCCGCGTCAAGGCGAAGGAGCTCGACGACGAAATTCACGCGCTGGAGGCGGGAACAGGCGCGCGCGCGACGCGGCGCCCCTCGCGCGAGGTCGCCATAGCGGTCGAATCGGCGAGCGGCGGCAGATTGCAATTGTCGCTCTCCTATCTCGTCTCCGGCGCCTATTGGCGGCCCGCCTATGACGCGCGGCTGGAGACCGGCGGCGCGGCGGGCAAGCCGCAGCTCGAATTCATCCGCCGCGCCGCGGTGACGCAGAACACGGGCGAGGATTGGAACGATGTCGCGCTCTCCGTCTCGACGACGCGCGCGCATCGCGGCGCAGCGGCGCCCGATGTGCAGCCGCAGCGCGTGAGCTTCTACGAGCCGCCGATCGTCTATGCGCCGAAAGCCGCGGCGCCCGCTTCGATGGAGCGGCAGATGCGCAGATCGACGGAAGCGCCGATGGCCGCCGCTGCGGCGCCCGAGCCGGCGCCGGCGGAGCAGCAGACGGCGGCGCTCGAATCCAACGCCTTTCAGGCGAGCTTCAAAATCTCCGGCCGCGTCGGCGCGCCCGGCGACGGAACGACGAAGAGCTTTATCCTCTCCTCGCGCCGCATGACGCCGACGCTCGCCGCGCGCGTCGCGCCGGCGCTCGATCCCACGGCTTTTCTCGAGGCGCGAATCGTCAATGAGGAGGACGCCCCGCTGCTGGCCGGCCCTGTCGCCGTGCAGCGCGACGGAATGCATGTGGGGCAGAGCCGCATCGCTTTCGTCGCGCCGGGAGAGGCGGTGGAGCTCGGCTTCGGCGCCGACGACAAGATCAAGGTCGCGCGCGCGCCGGTCAAGCGCCTCGAGAATGAGCCGAGCTGGTTCGGCCAGACGAAATACGAGACGCGCGACTTCAGGACGACGGTCGAGAATCTGCATGATTTCATCGTTCCGGTGACGGTCGTCGATCAGATTCCGTTTTCGGAGACGACAGCGATCACGGTGGAGACTCTGCCGCAGACGACGGCGCCCACGACGAAGCAGATCGCCGACAAGCGCGGCGTGATGGGCTGGAGCTTCGACGCCAAGCCGCACGAGACGAAAGAGCTGCGCCTCGCCTATCGCGTGAAATGGCCGGCGGAGCGCGACATTGTGACACAACCGGCGCCGATCGCGCCGAGGTGA
- a CDS encoding cytochrome-c peroxidase: protein MALAARSRLSTLSRAFFFLLAASAPAASLESTTIDARAADEAHLSQRELLGKRIFEDKSLSEPAGLSCASCHDPAKAFQGNNGSPIAALARGSRPDALGTRKTPTLGYVSFSPRFHFMKKKDEETGETELVPVGGQFWDGRADDLAAQVEGPLLNPREMNNPSKAAVVEKIKSGAYADLARRLYGEKIFESDAGFDKLAHAVAAYESSERFHPFSSKFDDFLRGREKLTAEEAKGFALFKDKKKGNCIACHVGEEKSRRPQDWLFTDFSYDALGAPRNAAIPDNKDPAFVDLGLCKREGLAKVAPKGYAIDSLCGQFKAPTLRNIAVTGPYLHNGVFASLRDVVAFYATRDTDPARWYPKKEGATAKYDDLPETFHDNVNVKEVPYDRKPGETPRIDESEIDAIVAFLHTLTDRPTPAAKAER from the coding sequence ATGGCGCTCGCCGCTCGATCGCGCCTCTCGACTTTGTCGCGCGCTTTTTTCTTTCTGCTCGCCGCGTCCGCGCCGGCGGCGAGCCTCGAATCGACAACGATCGACGCGCGCGCCGCCGATGAGGCGCATCTCTCGCAGCGCGAGCTGCTGGGAAAACGAATTTTCGAGGACAAGAGCCTCTCGGAGCCCGCCGGCCTCTCCTGCGCCTCCTGCCATGATCCCGCCAAGGCGTTTCAAGGCAATAATGGCTCGCCCATAGCGGCGCTGGCGCGCGGCAGCCGGCCGGACGCGCTCGGAACGCGCAAGACGCCGACGCTCGGCTATGTGTCCTTCAGCCCGCGCTTTCATTTCATGAAGAAGAAGGACGAGGAGACCGGCGAGACCGAGCTGGTTCCCGTCGGCGGCCAATTTTGGGACGGCCGCGCGGACGATCTCGCCGCGCAAGTGGAAGGGCCGCTGCTCAATCCGCGCGAGATGAACAATCCGTCGAAAGCCGCCGTGGTCGAGAAGATAAAATCCGGCGCCTATGCCGATCTCGCGCGGCGCCTCTATGGCGAGAAGATTTTCGAGAGCGACGCGGGTTTCGACAAATTGGCGCATGCGGTCGCCGCCTATGAGAGCAGCGAGCGCTTTCATCCCTTCTCGTCCAAATTCGACGATTTTCTGCGCGGACGCGAGAAATTGACCGCCGAGGAAGCGAAGGGCTTCGCGCTGTTCAAGGACAAGAAGAAGGGCAATTGCATCGCCTGCCATGTCGGCGAGGAGAAATCGCGCCGGCCGCAGGACTGGCTGTTCACCGATTTCAGCTATGACGCGCTGGGCGCGCCGCGCAACGCCGCCATACCGGACAACAAAGACCCGGCATTCGTCGATCTCGGCCTCTGCAAGCGCGAGGGGCTCGCCAAGGTCGCGCCCAAGGGCTACGCCATCGACAGCCTCTGCGGGCAGTTCAAGGCGCCGACCTTGCGCAACATCGCCGTCACCGGCCCCTATCTGCACAATGGCGTCTTCGCCAGCCTGCGCGATGTCGTGGCCTTCTATGCGACGCGCGACACCGATCCTGCGCGCTGGTATCCCAAGAAAGAGGGCGCGACCGCGAAATATGACGATCTGCCGGAGACGTTCCACGACAATGTGAATGTCAAGGAAGTTCCCTATGATCGCAAGCCGGGCGAGACGCCGCGGATCGACGAGAGCGAGATCGACGCCATCGTCGCCTTTCTGCACACGCTGACCGACCGGCCCACGCCCGCGGCGAAGGCGGAGAGATAG
- a CDS encoding DUF2165 family protein, which translates to MIARIAKILLTACAGLLGLIAGLGNIFDYDTNFEVLRHVVAMDTTHADAALMSRAIVSDSLQRRLYAGIIATELAFGTLCLYGALRLFGARKDEPARFESAKQCAIGGLALGFALYFFGFMIIGGEWFQMWRSLDWNFQQPAFRFIGSLGFILLFVAQPEPPRG; encoded by the coding sequence ATGATCGCCCGCATCGCCAAGATCCTGCTCACCGCCTGCGCCGGCCTGCTCGGCCTCATCGCCGGGCTCGGCAATATTTTCGATTATGACACGAATTTCGAGGTTCTCCGCCATGTCGTCGCCATGGACACGACCCATGCCGACGCCGCGCTGATGAGCCGCGCCATTGTCTCCGACTCGCTTCAGCGGCGGCTCTATGCCGGGATCATCGCGACGGAGCTCGCCTTCGGCACGCTCTGCCTCTATGGCGCGCTGCGGCTTTTTGGCGCACGAAAGGACGAGCCGGCGCGCTTCGAAAGCGCCAAGCAATGCGCCATCGGCGGGCTCGCGCTCGGCTTCGCGCTCTATTTTTTCGGCTTCATGATCATCGGCGGCGAATGGTTCCAGATGTGGCGTTCCCTTGATTGGAACTTCCAGCAGCCGGCCTTTCGATTCATCGGCTCGCTCGGATTCATCCTGCTCTTCGTCGCGCAGCCGGAGCCCCCGCGCGGCTGA
- a CDS encoding SGNH/GDSL hydrolase family protein, translating into MTMIATLAQILFILVILLLLFGALIVASDAGARRAFRLALHRRVAHLRPPRYAIVGDSLAAQCDWRPLRLRPFDVLCLCLGGATLKDIGAQIVEARMMGARCFVIDGGLNDLLFDEAPLAQIENDFRALLRRLPEDARGVLMLAPHVADAATAPRIDEINALMRALAEARGLAVVDLAPQLSHNGARRPEMTDDGLHFSPLAAKLWVRAAKERLLRDGLA; encoded by the coding sequence ATGACGATGATCGCGACATTGGCGCAAATTCTTTTCATTCTCGTCATCCTCCTGCTGCTCTTCGGCGCGCTGATCGTCGCCTCGGACGCCGGCGCGCGGCGCGCCTTTCGCCTCGCGCTGCATCGGCGCGTCGCGCATCTGCGGCCGCCGCGCTACGCCATCGTCGGCGACAGCCTCGCGGCGCAATGCGATTGGCGCCCGCTCCGCCTGCGTCCTTTCGACGTGCTGTGCCTCTGCCTCGGCGGCGCGACGCTGAAGGATATAGGCGCGCAAATCGTCGAGGCGCGCATGATGGGCGCGCGCTGCTTCGTCATCGACGGGGGCTTGAACGATCTCTTGTTCGACGAGGCGCCGCTCGCGCAGATCGAAAATGATTTTCGCGCGCTGCTGCGCCGCCTGCCGGAGGATGCGCGCGGCGTTCTGATGCTCGCGCCCCATGTCGCCGATGCGGCGACGGCGCCGCGCATAGACGAGATCAATGCGCTGATGCGCGCGCTCGCCGAGGCGCGCGGGCTCGCCGTCGTCGATCTCGCGCCGCAGCTCTCGCACAATGGCGCGCGGCGGCCGGAGATGACCGATGACGGCCTGCATTTCTCGCCGCTCGCCGCGAAGCTATGGGTGCGGGCGGCGAAAGAGCGCCTTCTTCGCGATGGGCTCGCCTGA
- the lysM gene encoding peptidoglycan-binding protein LysM, with protein MGLFNFWNNSKSGDKIDKNAPSPKGATENAAAPAEELKKEIEKKGLDASKIEISVEGDKVKLGGKAESTSDAEKIVLAVGNTKGVSQVESNIVVGKQETESFFYKVRQGDTLWKIAETQYGQGKGGKYEEIFAANRPLLSDPDKIYPGQVLRIPKGQGAAGQA; from the coding sequence ATGGGTCTCTTCAATTTCTGGAACAACTCGAAGAGCGGCGACAAGATCGACAAGAATGCGCCTTCGCCCAAGGGCGCCACCGAGAACGCCGCCGCGCCGGCCGAAGAGCTGAAGAAGGAGATCGAGAAGAAAGGCCTCGACGCCTCCAAGATCGAAATCTCGGTCGAGGGCGACAAGGTCAAGCTCGGCGGCAAGGCCGAGTCCACCAGCGACGCAGAGAAGATCGTGCTCGCTGTCGGCAACACCAAGGGCGTCTCGCAGGTCGAGAGCAATATCGTCGTCGGCAAGCAGGAGACGGAATCCTTCTTCTACAAGGTGCGCCAGGGCGACACGCTGTGGAAGATCGCCGAGACGCAATATGGCCAGGGCAAGGGCGGAAAATACGAAGAGATCTTCGCCGCCAATCGGCCGCTGCTCTCCGATCCCGACAAGATCTATCCCGGCCAGGTGCTGCGCATTCCCAAGGGCCAAGGCGCCGCGGGCCAGGCCTGA